A genomic segment from Acyrthosiphon pisum isolate AL4f chromosome A3, pea_aphid_22Mar2018_4r6ur, whole genome shotgun sequence encodes:
- the LOC115034466 gene encoding uncharacterized protein LOC115034466, with the protein MLVASLVFCIGYLVVALTLGLLKAVSPFSSHWLWMVGSGKRQLDAYKEPELRPCPVIRDDHGYCVHPKTKSRHIRLLNSGEEFITNTLFFVCLPTTVCRWCYNRTNGYYSMTLEDSCYSTLSDNLKAQDDSSEQTSDCDLQQQNIYCDSQKLLESNPPE; encoded by the coding sequence ATGCTGGTCGCCAGTCTGGTATTCTGTATAGGATACCTGGTCGTAGCGCTGACTCTGGGCCTGCTCAAAGCTGTGTCACCGTTTAGCAGCCACTGGCTGTGGATGGTCGGTTCCGGTAAACGACAGCTGGACGCGTACAAGGAACCGGAACTCAGACCGTGCCCAGTGATCCGAGACGACCATGGTTACTGCGTGCACCCCAAAACCAAGTCCCGGCACATACGGCTACTGAACAGCGGCGAGGAGTTCATCACCAACACGCTGTTCTTTGTCTGTCTCCCGACCACGGTGTGCCGGTGGTGCTACAACCGGACGAACGGTTACTATTCCATGACACTAGAAGATTCTTGTTACAGTACGTTGTCAGACAATCTGAAGGCCCAGGATGATTCATCGGAGCAGACCAGCGATTGTGATTTACAGCAGCAGAATATCTATTGTGATTCCCAGAAGCTGCTGGAGTCCAATCCGCCGGAATAG